A portion of the Bacteroides faecium genome contains these proteins:
- a CDS encoding lipoate--protein ligase family protein, whose protein sequence is MIRCIYSPYTDIYFHLAAEEYLLKQGNDDVFMLWQDTPSVVIGKHQRLRSEVDTEWAEQEQIHIARRFSGGGTVYHDLGNVNLTFIETAPRLPEFITYLQRTLDFLASIGVMAKGDERLGIYLDGIKISGSAQCVHKARVLYHCTLLYDTNLTMLNKVLNPEPLVDDGTLSSVYAVPSVRSEVTNIRKHLSVGTVDDFKENAFQYFSKSQRVSSFSGEEIVAINQLRKEKYIQKEWIYNR, encoded by the coding sequence ATGATTCGATGTATATATAGTCCTTATACTGATATTTATTTTCACTTGGCGGCAGAAGAGTATTTGTTGAAGCAAGGAAACGATGACGTTTTTATGCTTTGGCAGGATACTCCCTCTGTAGTGATAGGTAAACATCAGCGTCTGCGGTCGGAAGTGGATACGGAGTGGGCGGAACAGGAACAGATACATATTGCCCGCCGTTTTTCGGGTGGGGGAACGGTGTATCATGATTTGGGTAATGTCAATCTGACTTTTATCGAAACGGCTCCGCGCCTGCCTGAGTTTATCACTTATCTTCAGCGGACATTGGACTTTTTGGCATCCATCGGTGTAATGGCAAAGGGGGATGAACGACTCGGTATCTATCTGGATGGAATAAAAATATCAGGAAGTGCACAATGTGTACATAAAGCCAGGGTATTATATCATTGCACTTTGCTGTATGATACCAATCTTACGATGCTGAATAAGGTATTGAACCCGGAGCCGTTAGTTGATGACGGAACTTTGTCTTCCGTATACGCCGTTCCGTCCGTTCGGAGTGAAGTGACCAATATTCGTAAGCACTTGTCGGTAGGGACTGTGGATGATTTTAAAGAAAATGCTTTTCAGTATTTCAGCAAATCGCAAAGGGTCAGTTCATTCAGTGGCGAAGAGATTGTGGCTATTAATCAGCTTCGGAAAGAAAAGTATATTCAGAAAGAGTGGATATATAATCGTTGA